TCGGCCAGCTTGCGCACCAGCGGGGGCTGGATCAGGCGGCGCTTGTGGTGGCGCTTCTTGTGCCAGGGGTCGGGGAAGAAGATATGGATGCCGTTCAGACTGCCGTGCGGCAGCATGTTGTCCAGCACTTCCACGGCGTCGTGGGCGCAGATGCGGATGTTGTTCAGGCCCTGCTCGCCGATGCGCTTGAGCAGGGCGCCCACGCCGGGCTCGTGCACCTCGCAGCACAGGAAGTTGGTATCGGGCATCACCCCGGCAATATGGGCGGTTGCTTCACCCATGCCGAAACCGATTTCCAGCACCGTGGGTGCCTCGCGGCCGAAGGTGGCGGCAAAGTCGAGCGGTGCTGCGGTATAGGGCACCAGAAACTGGTCGCCCCATTGCGCGTAGGCCTTGGCCTGCCCGGTGGTGACGCGGCCGGCGCGGCGCACGAAGCTGCGGATGGCGCGCGGGTGGGCGATGTCGGCGGGGGCTCCGGACGCGGGTTTTGCGTCTGAGGATGCAGCGCAAGATTCGGACGGCTCAGGCAGGGAAGAGGGGGCAGGCAGGCTCATAGGCGGGATGGTACCGCAAGCGGGAAGGTTGCAGGCACAAAAAACCGCGCCAGCGGATGCCCGTGGCGCGGTTGGCAGGAAGAGCGCGTGCTCAGTTCTCGTCTTCTTCGTCGTCTTCTTCGTCGTCCTCGTCGTCGCCCATGTCGGCGGAGAAGTCATTCGGCAGAGGCTGCTCCTGCAGCTGCTCGATCAGGGTCTGGCGGTACAGGGCCAGGCGCTCGGCCTGGTGCACGATTTCCTCGGCGTCGGCGTCAGACAGGTCGGCCACCAGCAGCTCGGGCTGGGTGGACAGGATGAGTTCGATGTAGTGATCGGCCAGTTCGGCCGCAGCCAGGGTGGTGGAAGAGTGGTCCATGGTGCGCTCCTTGCAATGACGGTCGTCGGAAATCGCAGGCCGGGTGGCGTGCAGGGAATACCGTAGCAAGGCTGCGTGACTGTGCCGTGAAAGTGCCTGGCCGGCAGCGGGAGCAGCGCTCAGGCGGCGCCATGGCGCTGTTGCCAGTGCGCAATCCACTGTTGCAGGGCCGCCTCGGGCGTTTCTGCGCTTGCGGCGGGCAGGCCCAGTGCTGCGGCTGCGGCCTGCAGGTTGGCCGTGCGTTGGGCCGCATCG
The DNA window shown above is from Brachymonas denitrificans and carries:
- the trmB gene encoding tRNA (guanosine(46)-N7)-methyltransferase TrmB encodes the protein MSLPAPSSLPEPSESCAASSDAKPASGAPADIAHPRAIRSFVRRAGRVTTGQAKAYAQWGDQFLVPYTAAPLDFAATFGREAPTVLEIGFGMGEATAHIAGVMPDTNFLCCEVHEPGVGALLKRIGEQGLNNIRICAHDAVEVLDNMLPHGSLNGIHIFFPDPWHKKRHHKRRLIQPPLVRKLAEHLVPGGYLHCATDWQPYAEQMLEVLQGEILLGNSSGHDHGYADKPHYRPLTKFENRGLRLGHGVWDLVFVRKPLD